One region of Miscanthus floridulus cultivar M001 chromosome 19, ASM1932011v1, whole genome shotgun sequence genomic DNA includes:
- the LOC136526980 gene encoding uncharacterized protein isoform X4 has protein sequence MKTRIVYSRDFLLSFGELEHCKKLPPGFDTALLSELQELSAGVLERNKGYYNTSQGRPDGSGGGYTYSSRGGNTGGRWDTRSSGSSDRDGELPDRESQTQAGRGGNQYRRNWQNTEHDGLLGSGGFPRPSGYAGQLSSKDHGNAPQLNRTSERYQPPRPYKAAPFSRKDIDSMNDETFGSSELSNEDRAEEERKRRASFELMRKEQHKAIQGKKSGPDILKENPSDDIISQLQTSTAKANAKTKNEKLDGSAVSLYQEDTTKPSSVLLAPAARPLVPPGFATAFADKKLQPQSSNIAHEPKLEGDQSATEFTSESKEKGISNNVAIMGPKHTLPAGGVTSSAELPSSILKGSEDWEADVMDKYSIGKEGKSKNIDPVRKDDSVSILEQFFGNVLSKSGSNLPTYVENHPLKTDDDMIAASVPESSKFARWFLDEELKSAEDLSSKSLLSMIVKNENPGPENIVHAPLSDAAVQNLSPRAPIDKLDSGSKLTSFTSPTPADGILEQYIHPDIPEAVPVMMTCEDLEQTMLAQVSNSSSPQINATKEQPTVMDEQVAMQKVAVDNHASQHLLSLLQKGTDNKGAPLLGFQRGSTDEPQSVGANLMANGGISGSDPVNSVDNVPTSGKNLTLEALFGAAFMNELHSKDAPISIRGSTTGGPTEFAETGKTLLSSSHEGYYPAEDAAFPREPGIEHSAVPGLNQGSASFDKKGMEIHLPEEDNLFTMSDSLPGQNSDILASVGSSRVEGLLPEKALDDLRYRFQRLVPGDAEHIQVLGPDAPGSHPRDHCYQVDSQNLYHLLQGRPPMMAPRPMMDHIVNRKQPASFDMQQSIHHDSHRSFPSNVNPMHHNLHGPGVPHLDPNAHIMLQHLSMPGRFPPEGLPRGVPPSQPVHHMAGYRPEMGNVNNFHMHPRQPNYGEFGLMMPGPSGSEVRGNHPEAFERLIQMEMSARSKQQQVHHPAMAGGRVPSGMYGHELDAKLRYR, from the exons ATGAAGACGAGGATAGTGTACTCCAGGGATTTTCTGCTGTCGTTTGGCGAGTTGGAGCATTGCAAGAAGCTGCCCCCTGGCTTTGATACAGCGCTTCTTAG TGAGCTGCAGGAGCTGTCAGCGGGCGTGCTTGAGAGAAACAAGGGCTACTACAATACATCCCAGGGACGGCCAGACGGGTCGGGGGGAGGATATACTTACTCTTCTCGTGGTGGGAACACTGGAGGGAGGTGGGACACTCGCTCATCTGGATCAAGCGATCGGGATGGGGAGTTACCCGATCGCGAGTCTCAGACACAGG CAGGGCGTGGTGGAAACCAGTACAGACGCAATTGGCAGAACACGGAGCATGATGGCCTACTGGGAAGTGGCGGTTTCCCTAGGCCATCAGGATATGCTGGGCAGTTGTCGTCAAAGGATCATGGCAATGCGCCTCAGCTAAACAGGACATCGGAACGCTACCAGCCACCACGTCCTTACAAG GCTGCTCCTTTTTCGCGGAAAGACATTGACTCAATGAATGATGAGACATTTGGGTCTTCTGAATTATCAAATGAGGATAGAGCagaagaagaaaggaagcggAGGG CATCTTTTGAGTTGATGagaaaagagcaacacaaagcaATTCAAGGAAAGAAGAGTGGTCCTGATATCCTGAAGGAGAATCCCAGTGATGATATCATTTCACAGTTACAGACATCTACTGCAAAGGCAAATGCCAAAACTAAAAATGAGAAGTTAGATGGTTCCGCAGTATCCTTGTATCAGGAAGATACCACTAAACCATCTTCAGTTCTACTAGCTCCTGCTGCCAGGCCGCTTGTCCCGCCGGGTTTTGCAACTGCATTTGCGGACAAGAAACTTCAGCCACAGTCGTCTAACATCGCACATGAGCCGAAG CTAGAGGGTGACCAGTCAGCAACAGAGTTCACATCTGAAAGTAAAGAGAAGGGAATTTCCAATAACGTTGCTATTATGGGTCCAAAGCACACGCTTCCAGCTGGTGGTGTTACCTCTTCAGCTGAATTGCCTTCTAGCATTCTGAAAGGGAGCGAGGATTGGGAAGCTGATGTAATGGATAAGTATTCTATTGGAAAAGAAGGCAAATCTAAAAATATTGATCCAGTTAGGAAGGATGATTCAGTATCAATCTTAGAACAGTTCTTTGGCAATGTTTTATCGAAAAGCGGCAGTAACCTACCTACTTATGTTGAG AACCATCCATTGAAAACTGATGATGACATGATTGCTGCTTCTGTGCCAGAATCATCCAAATTTGCTCGCTGGTTTCTTGATGAAG AGTTGAAATCTGCAGAAGACTTATCTTCAAAGAGCCTGCTCTCCATGATTGTCAAAAATGAAAATCCAGGTCCAGAAAATATAGTCCATGCTCCTTTATCTGATGCTGCTGTCCAGAATTTATCGCCAAGAGCACCTATTGATAAACTTGATTCTGGATCAAAGCTTACCTCATTTACATCCCCTACGCCTGCCGATGGAATTCTTGAACAATACATCCATCCTGATATTCCAGAGGCAGTTCCTGTTATGATGACATGTGAGGATCTTGAGCAGACAATGTTAGCACAGGTTAGCAATAGCAGCTCACCTCAGATAAATGCTACAAAGGAGCAACCGACTGTTATGGATGAGCAAGTTGCCATGCAGAAAGTAGCTGTAGATAATCATGCATCACAGCATCTTCTTTCATTGTTGCAAAAAGGAACAGATAATAAGGGAGCACCTTTGCTGGGTTTCCAGAGAGGATCAACTGATGAACCTCAGAGTGTTGGCGCAAATTTAATGGCCAATGGTGGAATATCTGGAAGTGATCCGGTTAACAGTGTTGACAACGTTCCTACTTCTGGGAAGAACTTGACATTGGAAGCGTTATTCGGGGCTGCATTTATGAATGAGCTCCACTCGAAAGATGCACCAATTTCTATTCGAGGATCCACAACTGGTGGTCCTACTGAGTTTGCAGAGACGGGTAAAACTCTATTGTCATCTAGCCATGAAGGATACTACCCTGCTGAAGATGCTGCTTTCCCTCGAGAACCAGGTATCGAGCATTCAGCAGTACCTGGTCTAAATCAGGGGAGTGCTAGTTTTGACAAGAAAGGAATGGAAATTCATCTGCCTGAAGAAGATAATTTGTTTACCATGAGTGACTCTCTGCCTGGTCAAAATTCTGATATTTTGGCATCAGTAGGATCCAGCAGGGTTGAAGGGCTATTGCCTGAAAAGGCACTTGATGACCTCAGGTATAGGTTTCAACGTCTTGTGCCTGGAGATGCAGAACACATTCAAGTACTTGGTCCTGATGCACCTGGATCTCATCCTCGTGACCATTGTTATCAGGTTGATTCTCAGAATCTGTATCATCTTCTACAGGGTAGGCCTCCTATGATGGCACCTCGCCCTATGATGGATCACATTGTTAATAGGAAACAGCCAGCTTCATTTGATATGCAACAGTCGATACACCATGATTCTCACCGTTCTTTCCCATCTAATGTGAATCCTATGCATCATAATCTTCATGGGCCAGGGGTCCCTCACTTGGACCCGAATGCACATATTATGCTACAACACTTGTCCATGCCTGGAAGATTTCCTCCAGAAGGCTTGCCAAGAGGTGTCCCGCCATCTCAGCCTGTGCATCACATGGCTGGTTATAGACCTGAGATGGGCAATGTAAATAATTTCCATATGCACCCTCGCCAGCCCAACTATGGAGAGTTTGGATTGATGATGCCAG GCCCATCAGGCTCAGAGGTGAGAGGCAATCATCCAGAGGCATTTGAAAGGTTGATCCAGATGGAGATGTCAGCCAGATCGAAGCAACAGCAGGTGCACCACCCAGCAATGGCTGGAGGCCGCGTACCTAGTGGGATGTATGGGCATGAGCTTGATGCGAAGTTAAGATACAGATGA
- the LOC136526980 gene encoding uncharacterized protein isoform X2 encodes MKTRIVYSRDFLLSFGELEHCKKLPPGFDTALLSELQELSAGVLERNKGYYNTSQGRPDGSGGGYTYSSRGGNTGGRWDTRSSGSSDRDGELPDRESQTQGRGGNQYRRNWQNTEHDGLLGSGGFPRPSGYAGQLSSKDHGNAPQLNRTSERYQPPRPYKAAPFSRKDIDSMNDETFGSSELSNEDRAEEERKRRASFELMRKEQHKAIQGKKSGPDILKENPSDDIISQLQTSTAKANAKTKNEKLDGSAVSLYQEDTTKPSSVLLAPAARPLVPPGFATAFADKKLQPQSSNIAHEPKCHNATTEANMLTVAQLGGQLEGDQSATEFTSESKEKGISNNVAIMGPKHTLPAGGVTSSAELPSSILKGSEDWEADVMDKYSIGKEGKSKNIDPVRKDDSVSILEQFFGNVLSKSGSNLPTYVENHPLKTDDDMIAASVPESSKFARWFLDEELKSAEDLSSKSLLSMIVKNENPGPENIVHAPLSDAAVQNLSPRAPIDKLDSGSKLTSFTSPTPADGILEQYIHPDIPEAVPVMMTCEDLEQTMLAQVSNSSSPQINATKEQPTVMDEQVAMQKVAVDNHASQHLLSLLQKGTDNKGAPLLGFQRGSTDEPQSVGANLMANGGISGSDPVNSVDNVPTSGKNLTLEALFGAAFMNELHSKDAPISIRGSTTGGPTEFAETGKTLLSSSHEGYYPAEDAAFPREPGIEHSAVPGLNQGSASFDKKGMEIHLPEEDNLFTMSDSLPGQNSDILASVGSSRVEGLLPEKALDDLRYRFQRLVPGDAEHIQVLGPDAPGSHPRDHCYQVDSQNLYHLLQGRPPMMAPRPMMDHIVNRKQPASFDMQQSIHHDSHRSFPSNVNPMHHNLHGPGVPHLDPNAHIMLQHLSMPGRFPPEGLPRGVPPSQPVHHMAGYRPEMGNVNNFHMHPRQPNYGEFGLMMPGPSGSEVRGNHPEAFERLIQMEMSARSKQQQVHHPAMAGGRVPSGMYGHELDAKLRYR; translated from the exons ATGAAGACGAGGATAGTGTACTCCAGGGATTTTCTGCTGTCGTTTGGCGAGTTGGAGCATTGCAAGAAGCTGCCCCCTGGCTTTGATACAGCGCTTCTTAG TGAGCTGCAGGAGCTGTCAGCGGGCGTGCTTGAGAGAAACAAGGGCTACTACAATACATCCCAGGGACGGCCAGACGGGTCGGGGGGAGGATATACTTACTCTTCTCGTGGTGGGAACACTGGAGGGAGGTGGGACACTCGCTCATCTGGATCAAGCGATCGGGATGGGGAGTTACCCGATCGCGAGTCTCAGACACAGG GGCGTGGTGGAAACCAGTACAGACGCAATTGGCAGAACACGGAGCATGATGGCCTACTGGGAAGTGGCGGTTTCCCTAGGCCATCAGGATATGCTGGGCAGTTGTCGTCAAAGGATCATGGCAATGCGCCTCAGCTAAACAGGACATCGGAACGCTACCAGCCACCACGTCCTTACAAG GCTGCTCCTTTTTCGCGGAAAGACATTGACTCAATGAATGATGAGACATTTGGGTCTTCTGAATTATCAAATGAGGATAGAGCagaagaagaaaggaagcggAGGG CATCTTTTGAGTTGATGagaaaagagcaacacaaagcaATTCAAGGAAAGAAGAGTGGTCCTGATATCCTGAAGGAGAATCCCAGTGATGATATCATTTCACAGTTACAGACATCTACTGCAAAGGCAAATGCCAAAACTAAAAATGAGAAGTTAGATGGTTCCGCAGTATCCTTGTATCAGGAAGATACCACTAAACCATCTTCAGTTCTACTAGCTCCTGCTGCCAGGCCGCTTGTCCCGCCGGGTTTTGCAACTGCATTTGCGGACAAGAAACTTCAGCCACAGTCGTCTAACATCGCACATGAGCCGAAG TGTCATAATGCTACTACTGAGGCTAACATGTTGACTGTTGCACAGCTTGGTGGTCAGCTAGAGGGTGACCAGTCAGCAACAGAGTTCACATCTGAAAGTAAAGAGAAGGGAATTTCCAATAACGTTGCTATTATGGGTCCAAAGCACACGCTTCCAGCTGGTGGTGTTACCTCTTCAGCTGAATTGCCTTCTAGCATTCTGAAAGGGAGCGAGGATTGGGAAGCTGATGTAATGGATAAGTATTCTATTGGAAAAGAAGGCAAATCTAAAAATATTGATCCAGTTAGGAAGGATGATTCAGTATCAATCTTAGAACAGTTCTTTGGCAATGTTTTATCGAAAAGCGGCAGTAACCTACCTACTTATGTTGAG AACCATCCATTGAAAACTGATGATGACATGATTGCTGCTTCTGTGCCAGAATCATCCAAATTTGCTCGCTGGTTTCTTGATGAAG AGTTGAAATCTGCAGAAGACTTATCTTCAAAGAGCCTGCTCTCCATGATTGTCAAAAATGAAAATCCAGGTCCAGAAAATATAGTCCATGCTCCTTTATCTGATGCTGCTGTCCAGAATTTATCGCCAAGAGCACCTATTGATAAACTTGATTCTGGATCAAAGCTTACCTCATTTACATCCCCTACGCCTGCCGATGGAATTCTTGAACAATACATCCATCCTGATATTCCAGAGGCAGTTCCTGTTATGATGACATGTGAGGATCTTGAGCAGACAATGTTAGCACAGGTTAGCAATAGCAGCTCACCTCAGATAAATGCTACAAAGGAGCAACCGACTGTTATGGATGAGCAAGTTGCCATGCAGAAAGTAGCTGTAGATAATCATGCATCACAGCATCTTCTTTCATTGTTGCAAAAAGGAACAGATAATAAGGGAGCACCTTTGCTGGGTTTCCAGAGAGGATCAACTGATGAACCTCAGAGTGTTGGCGCAAATTTAATGGCCAATGGTGGAATATCTGGAAGTGATCCGGTTAACAGTGTTGACAACGTTCCTACTTCTGGGAAGAACTTGACATTGGAAGCGTTATTCGGGGCTGCATTTATGAATGAGCTCCACTCGAAAGATGCACCAATTTCTATTCGAGGATCCACAACTGGTGGTCCTACTGAGTTTGCAGAGACGGGTAAAACTCTATTGTCATCTAGCCATGAAGGATACTACCCTGCTGAAGATGCTGCTTTCCCTCGAGAACCAGGTATCGAGCATTCAGCAGTACCTGGTCTAAATCAGGGGAGTGCTAGTTTTGACAAGAAAGGAATGGAAATTCATCTGCCTGAAGAAGATAATTTGTTTACCATGAGTGACTCTCTGCCTGGTCAAAATTCTGATATTTTGGCATCAGTAGGATCCAGCAGGGTTGAAGGGCTATTGCCTGAAAAGGCACTTGATGACCTCAGGTATAGGTTTCAACGTCTTGTGCCTGGAGATGCAGAACACATTCAAGTACTTGGTCCTGATGCACCTGGATCTCATCCTCGTGACCATTGTTATCAGGTTGATTCTCAGAATCTGTATCATCTTCTACAGGGTAGGCCTCCTATGATGGCACCTCGCCCTATGATGGATCACATTGTTAATAGGAAACAGCCAGCTTCATTTGATATGCAACAGTCGATACACCATGATTCTCACCGTTCTTTCCCATCTAATGTGAATCCTATGCATCATAATCTTCATGGGCCAGGGGTCCCTCACTTGGACCCGAATGCACATATTATGCTACAACACTTGTCCATGCCTGGAAGATTTCCTCCAGAAGGCTTGCCAAGAGGTGTCCCGCCATCTCAGCCTGTGCATCACATGGCTGGTTATAGACCTGAGATGGGCAATGTAAATAATTTCCATATGCACCCTCGCCAGCCCAACTATGGAGAGTTTGGATTGATGATGCCAG GCCCATCAGGCTCAGAGGTGAGAGGCAATCATCCAGAGGCATTTGAAAGGTTGATCCAGATGGAGATGTCAGCCAGATCGAAGCAACAGCAGGTGCACCACCCAGCAATGGCTGGAGGCCGCGTACCTAGTGGGATGTATGGGCATGAGCTTGATGCGAAGTTAAGATACAGATGA
- the LOC136526980 gene encoding uncharacterized protein isoform X5, whose amino-acid sequence MKTRIVYSRDFLLSFGELEHCKKLPPGFDTALLSELQELSAGVLERNKGYYNTSQGRPDGSGGGYTYSSRGGNTGGRWDTRSSGSSDRDGELPDRESQTQGRGGNQYRRNWQNTEHDGLLGSGGFPRPSGYAGQLSSKDHGNAPQLNRTSERYQPPRPYKAAPFSRKDIDSMNDETFGSSELSNEDRAEEERKRRASFELMRKEQHKAIQGKKSGPDILKENPSDDIISQLQTSTAKANAKTKNEKLDGSAVSLYQEDTTKPSSVLLAPAARPLVPPGFATAFADKKLQPQSSNIAHEPKLEGDQSATEFTSESKEKGISNNVAIMGPKHTLPAGGVTSSAELPSSILKGSEDWEADVMDKYSIGKEGKSKNIDPVRKDDSVSILEQFFGNVLSKSGSNLPTYVENHPLKTDDDMIAASVPESSKFARWFLDEELKSAEDLSSKSLLSMIVKNENPGPENIVHAPLSDAAVQNLSPRAPIDKLDSGSKLTSFTSPTPADGILEQYIHPDIPEAVPVMMTCEDLEQTMLAQVSNSSSPQINATKEQPTVMDEQVAMQKVAVDNHASQHLLSLLQKGTDNKGAPLLGFQRGSTDEPQSVGANLMANGGISGSDPVNSVDNVPTSGKNLTLEALFGAAFMNELHSKDAPISIRGSTTGGPTEFAETGKTLLSSSHEGYYPAEDAAFPREPGIEHSAVPGLNQGSASFDKKGMEIHLPEEDNLFTMSDSLPGQNSDILASVGSSRVEGLLPEKALDDLRYRFQRLVPGDAEHIQVLGPDAPGSHPRDHCYQVDSQNLYHLLQGRPPMMAPRPMMDHIVNRKQPASFDMQQSIHHDSHRSFPSNVNPMHHNLHGPGVPHLDPNAHIMLQHLSMPGRFPPEGLPRGVPPSQPVHHMAGYRPEMGNVNNFHMHPRQPNYGEFGLMMPGPSGSEVRGNHPEAFERLIQMEMSARSKQQQVHHPAMAGGRVPSGMYGHELDAKLRYR is encoded by the exons ATGAAGACGAGGATAGTGTACTCCAGGGATTTTCTGCTGTCGTTTGGCGAGTTGGAGCATTGCAAGAAGCTGCCCCCTGGCTTTGATACAGCGCTTCTTAG TGAGCTGCAGGAGCTGTCAGCGGGCGTGCTTGAGAGAAACAAGGGCTACTACAATACATCCCAGGGACGGCCAGACGGGTCGGGGGGAGGATATACTTACTCTTCTCGTGGTGGGAACACTGGAGGGAGGTGGGACACTCGCTCATCTGGATCAAGCGATCGGGATGGGGAGTTACCCGATCGCGAGTCTCAGACACAGG GGCGTGGTGGAAACCAGTACAGACGCAATTGGCAGAACACGGAGCATGATGGCCTACTGGGAAGTGGCGGTTTCCCTAGGCCATCAGGATATGCTGGGCAGTTGTCGTCAAAGGATCATGGCAATGCGCCTCAGCTAAACAGGACATCGGAACGCTACCAGCCACCACGTCCTTACAAG GCTGCTCCTTTTTCGCGGAAAGACATTGACTCAATGAATGATGAGACATTTGGGTCTTCTGAATTATCAAATGAGGATAGAGCagaagaagaaaggaagcggAGGG CATCTTTTGAGTTGATGagaaaagagcaacacaaagcaATTCAAGGAAAGAAGAGTGGTCCTGATATCCTGAAGGAGAATCCCAGTGATGATATCATTTCACAGTTACAGACATCTACTGCAAAGGCAAATGCCAAAACTAAAAATGAGAAGTTAGATGGTTCCGCAGTATCCTTGTATCAGGAAGATACCACTAAACCATCTTCAGTTCTACTAGCTCCTGCTGCCAGGCCGCTTGTCCCGCCGGGTTTTGCAACTGCATTTGCGGACAAGAAACTTCAGCCACAGTCGTCTAACATCGCACATGAGCCGAAG CTAGAGGGTGACCAGTCAGCAACAGAGTTCACATCTGAAAGTAAAGAGAAGGGAATTTCCAATAACGTTGCTATTATGGGTCCAAAGCACACGCTTCCAGCTGGTGGTGTTACCTCTTCAGCTGAATTGCCTTCTAGCATTCTGAAAGGGAGCGAGGATTGGGAAGCTGATGTAATGGATAAGTATTCTATTGGAAAAGAAGGCAAATCTAAAAATATTGATCCAGTTAGGAAGGATGATTCAGTATCAATCTTAGAACAGTTCTTTGGCAATGTTTTATCGAAAAGCGGCAGTAACCTACCTACTTATGTTGAG AACCATCCATTGAAAACTGATGATGACATGATTGCTGCTTCTGTGCCAGAATCATCCAAATTTGCTCGCTGGTTTCTTGATGAAG AGTTGAAATCTGCAGAAGACTTATCTTCAAAGAGCCTGCTCTCCATGATTGTCAAAAATGAAAATCCAGGTCCAGAAAATATAGTCCATGCTCCTTTATCTGATGCTGCTGTCCAGAATTTATCGCCAAGAGCACCTATTGATAAACTTGATTCTGGATCAAAGCTTACCTCATTTACATCCCCTACGCCTGCCGATGGAATTCTTGAACAATACATCCATCCTGATATTCCAGAGGCAGTTCCTGTTATGATGACATGTGAGGATCTTGAGCAGACAATGTTAGCACAGGTTAGCAATAGCAGCTCACCTCAGATAAATGCTACAAAGGAGCAACCGACTGTTATGGATGAGCAAGTTGCCATGCAGAAAGTAGCTGTAGATAATCATGCATCACAGCATCTTCTTTCATTGTTGCAAAAAGGAACAGATAATAAGGGAGCACCTTTGCTGGGTTTCCAGAGAGGATCAACTGATGAACCTCAGAGTGTTGGCGCAAATTTAATGGCCAATGGTGGAATATCTGGAAGTGATCCGGTTAACAGTGTTGACAACGTTCCTACTTCTGGGAAGAACTTGACATTGGAAGCGTTATTCGGGGCTGCATTTATGAATGAGCTCCACTCGAAAGATGCACCAATTTCTATTCGAGGATCCACAACTGGTGGTCCTACTGAGTTTGCAGAGACGGGTAAAACTCTATTGTCATCTAGCCATGAAGGATACTACCCTGCTGAAGATGCTGCTTTCCCTCGAGAACCAGGTATCGAGCATTCAGCAGTACCTGGTCTAAATCAGGGGAGTGCTAGTTTTGACAAGAAAGGAATGGAAATTCATCTGCCTGAAGAAGATAATTTGTTTACCATGAGTGACTCTCTGCCTGGTCAAAATTCTGATATTTTGGCATCAGTAGGATCCAGCAGGGTTGAAGGGCTATTGCCTGAAAAGGCACTTGATGACCTCAGGTATAGGTTTCAACGTCTTGTGCCTGGAGATGCAGAACACATTCAAGTACTTGGTCCTGATGCACCTGGATCTCATCCTCGTGACCATTGTTATCAGGTTGATTCTCAGAATCTGTATCATCTTCTACAGGGTAGGCCTCCTATGATGGCACCTCGCCCTATGATGGATCACATTGTTAATAGGAAACAGCCAGCTTCATTTGATATGCAACAGTCGATACACCATGATTCTCACCGTTCTTTCCCATCTAATGTGAATCCTATGCATCATAATCTTCATGGGCCAGGGGTCCCTCACTTGGACCCGAATGCACATATTATGCTACAACACTTGTCCATGCCTGGAAGATTTCCTCCAGAAGGCTTGCCAAGAGGTGTCCCGCCATCTCAGCCTGTGCATCACATGGCTGGTTATAGACCTGAGATGGGCAATGTAAATAATTTCCATATGCACCCTCGCCAGCCCAACTATGGAGAGTTTGGATTGATGATGCCAG GCCCATCAGGCTCAGAGGTGAGAGGCAATCATCCAGAGGCATTTGAAAGGTTGATCCAGATGGAGATGTCAGCCAGATCGAAGCAACAGCAGGTGCACCACCCAGCAATGGCTGGAGGCCGCGTACCTAGTGGGATGTATGGGCATGAGCTTGATGCGAAGTTAAGATACAGATGA